Proteins from one Argopecten irradians isolate NY chromosome 15, Ai_NY, whole genome shotgun sequence genomic window:
- the LOC138309655 gene encoding uncharacterized protein, whose protein sequence is MMHNLPETENEERNKKLKRRSTPKRVQFNNIKKPELVCINNNVTYNTQYVERSVGNCEQTSKRGHSPSKALVCDITHAQHVCINTSSNVGNHQHTLDEIESYRNIADKIQTKVYNSDHSPPSEICLDECKDYISLKLDKRRYDEKFAIYEGQADTLRTCKHIEKDLCNHQVYDCLKLLAPYTSFPGIAMMIYTFRTNKQSVQDAKKKADEGVKTLEPYLSETKMARVNVSCLYGYTNVLLAAHDQKIPTEQTENIQEWIEKGLEQVKSIEICEVANMWTRMFLVKKALYLLRIGLSGEDISDQDAKDITEEARDSARRCLEKADEHWTYPDKRRRMLYKRAEAKLRWLDGDRQNARDSMKQAIKLASHFKREEQSFQHVLLKWRL, encoded by the exons ATGATGCATAATTTACCTGAAACAGAAAACGAAGAGCGTAATAAAAAGCTGAAGAGGAGAAGTACTCCAAAAAGAGTAcaatttaataatattaaaaaaccGGAGTTGGTTTGTATCAATAACAATGTTACGTATAATACACAATATGTCGAAAGATCTGTGGGAAATTGTGAACAAACGTCCAAACGGGGACATTCACCAAGCAAAGCACTTGTATGCGACATAACACATGCACAACATGTATGCATCAATACTTCAAGCAATGTCGGTAATCATCAGCATACGTTAGATGAAATTGAAAGCTATAGAAATATTGCTGATAAAATCCAGACAAAAGTTTATAACTCCGATCACTCACCCCCCAGCGAAATCTGTTTGGATGAGTGCAAAGATTACATTAGCTTGAAACTCGACAAAAGAAGGTATGACGAGAAATTCGCCATATATGAGGGCCAGGCCGATACACTAAGGACATGTAAACACATCGAAAAGGACTTGTGCAACCACCAAGTATACGATTGTCTTAAACTGCTCGCTCCATACACATCATTCCCAGGCATAGCCATGATGATATATACATTCAG aacaaacaaacaaagtgttcAGGACGCCAAGAAAAAAGCTGATGAGGGTGTTAAGACGCTGGAACCGTATTTAAGTGAGACGAAGATGGCTCGAGTTAACGTTAGCTGTTTGTACGGATATACAAATGTGCTTCTGGCAGCGCACGATCAGAAAATACCAACGGAACAGACGGAGAACATTCAGGAATGGATCGAGAAGGGACTGGAACAAGTGAAATCCATTGAAATATGTGAAGTCGCCAATATGTGGACAAGAATGTTTCTTGTGAAGAAGGCCCTTTATTTACTCAGAATTGGTTTATCAGGAGAAGACATTTCTGATCAGGATGCTAAAGATATCACCGAAGAAGCGAGAGATTCGGCGAGACGGTGCCTTGAAAAAGCTGACGAACACTGGACGTATCCAGACAAAAGAAGACGTATGTTGTACAAAAGAGCAGAGGCAAAGTTACGCTGGCTTGACGGCGATAGACAAAATGCGCGAGATTCAATGAAACAGGCTATAAAACTTGCGAGCCATTTCAAGCGTGAGGAGCAAAGCTTTCAACACGTACTCCTGAAATGGAGACTTTGA